A portion of the Plasmodium relictum strain SGS1 genome assembly, chromosome: 11 genome contains these proteins:
- a CDS encoding polypyrimidine tract binding protein, putative — protein sequence MNKRTLSDDQNDNEKNKTGVKRYLMSSDDHFEKQKLNYEKNCDSKLNYNSSNETKENDNINDMNNNHGNNKIDSNSNNNTNTNMNSNSSSTNNSTLTTSNNNNSNNNNNSYSNNNNSNNNSYNNNNNNNNNNNSNNNNNNNNNSSSNKYYSNDCKKRKGRYSMPFLKKEKNNVSTILILTNVPKDADEEDIKSFMRPFIKNKIPEINFCDEEIIVKLYDDELNENMYNYFNEHPTQIKGSFVKVKLSKISDDNKGNLDTYETSSNNNNNSKEKLEKKNSKHNKNECSKVILVSVINLHYPVDIELIYYLFSKCGVVEKIITFSRNPVVYQALVQFKNIETAKEAIKTLHNRNIYDGCNTIQIQYSFLKELVVKANNSSSWDYTTTSASKNKGFSNFQSSHGVLPTPTRKNKDSELYHLMERKFKLVDFETKNPSKTPVLICYNIPKEYTDVNKLFNLFSVYGFVSRIKILREKPDSALIQYSNYLYSSLAQECLQHAKICDQTIELHFSKIHDIRISSQQKKNESYKAKSFNNYDQRYLVADQVKYIKGACKPTKTLFISNVNEEVNEECIVNLFNKYGEINKLKFQPIKEGKKHLMITVEMNSEDMATRALMDLHNHYIKDRAIKVSFTKTRLL from the exons atgaacaaaAGAACATTATCAGATGATCAAAATGAtaatgagaaaaataaaacagGAGTTAAAAGATATTTGATGAGTAGTGATGACCATTTTGAAAagcaaaaattaaattatgaaaaaaactGCGATTCTAAATTGAATTATAATTCATCAAATGAAACAAAAGAAAACGATAATATTAAcgatatgaataataatcatggtaataataaaattgatagtaatagcaataataatactaataCTAATATGAATAGCAATAGTTCTAGTACTAATAATAGTACTCTAACTACtagcaataataataatagtaataataataataatagttatagtaataataataatagcaataataatagttataataataataataataataataataataataatagtaataataataataataataataataattcatcttcaaataaatattactCTAACGattgtaaaaaaagaaaagggaGGTACTCTATgccatttttaaaaaaagaaaaaaacaatgTTAGTactattttaattttgacAAACGTACCAAAAGATGCTGATGAAGAAGATATAAAATCTTTCATGCGTccatttataaaaaacaaaataccagaaataaatttttgtgatgaagaaataatagttaaattatatgatgatgaattaaatgaaaatatgtacaattattttaatgaGCATCCAACACAAATAAAAGGATCTTTtgtaaaagtaaaattatcaaaaataaGTGATGATAATAAAGGAAATCTAGATACATATGAAACtagtagtaataataataataattctaaagaaaaattagaaaaaaaaaattctaaacATAACAAAAATGAGTGTTCAAAAGTTATACTAGTATCAGTAATAAATTTACATTATCCTGTTGATAtagaattaatatattatctaTTTAGTAAATGTGGAGTAgtggaaaaaataattacattTTCAAGAAATCCAGTCGTATATCAAGCTTTAGttcaatttaaaaatatagaaacaGCTAAAGAAGCTATCAAAACTTTACATAacagaaatatatatgatgGATGTAATACAATTCAAATtcaatattcttttttaaaagagCTAGTGGTAAAAGCTAATAATTCTAGTTCTTGGGATTATACTACAACTAGTGCAAGCAAAAATAAAGGTTTTTCTAATTTTCAAAGTTCTCATGGTGTTTTGCCTACTCCAACaa gaaaaaataaagattcaGAATTATATCATTTGATGgaaagaaaatttaagttAGTAGACTTTGAAACAAAGAATCCATCAAAAACACCTGTTTTAATATGTTACAACATACCAAAAGAATATACTGATGTTAATaag ctttttaatttatttagtGTTTACGGTTTTGTCTcaagaattaaaatattaagagAAAAGCCAGATTCTGCTCTTATTCAATAttctaattatttatattcttcATTAGCTCAAGAATGTTTACAACATGCCAAAATATGCGACCAAACTATAGAATTgcatttttcaaaaatacaTGATATAAGAATTTCATctcaacaaaaaaaaaatgaatccTATAAAGCCAAATCTTTTAACAATTACGATCAAAGATATTTA GTAGCAGATCAAgtaaaatacataaaaggAGCTTGTAAACCAACCAAAACTTTATTTATATCCAATGTAAATGAAGAAGTGAATGAAGAATGTAtagtaaatttatttaataaatatggaGAAATTAATAAGTTAAAATTTCAGCCAATTAAAGAAGGAAAAAAGCATCTAATGATTACTGTAGAAATGAATTCAGAAGATATG GCAACGAGAGCTTTGATGGATCTTCATAatcattatataaaagatCGTGCTATAAAAGTATCTTTTACAAAAACTAGactactttaa